TCATTTTTATTATGTTTAGCTCCAGGACCTGATAATATCTATGTTTTAACCCAAGGCATGACAAAAAGTAAAAAGGCAGCTCTTGTTACAACTTTAGGTTTATGTACCGGACTTATTATTCATACAAGTGCAGCTGCTTTTGGAATATCTGTTATTTTTAAAACTTCAGAAATAGCTTTCAATATTGTAAAATTTGCAGGTGCTGCTTACTTATTGTATATTGCTTTTCAATCGTTTAAATATAGAAATACACCCCTTGATTTATCGGTTCAAAACTCATCGAATGAACTCAAAAAACTCTATATAAAGGGTTTTTTTATGAATGTCTTAAATCCAAAGGTTTCTATATTCTTTTTAGCCTTTTTGCCACAATTTGTTAGCCCGCAAAATGGAAGTGTTCCCATACAGATGATAATATTAGGTTTAG
This portion of the Arcobacter nitrofigilis DSM 7299 genome encodes:
- a CDS encoding LysE family translocator, with amino-acid sequence MLELSNLYMFILASFLLCLAPGPDNIYVLTQGMTKSKKAALVTTLGLCTGLIIHTSAAAFGISVIFKTSEIAFNIVKFAGAAYLLYIAFQSFKYRNTPLDLSVQNSSNELKKLYIKGFFMNVLNPKVSIFFLAFLPQFVSPQNGSVPIQMIILGLVFMALTIIVFSSIGIAGNLLSAKLIQKPSIVKYMNIMTSFVLGGLAVKLALSQR